Below is a window of Paramagnetospirillum magneticum AMB-1 DNA.
GGATCTTCCCGACGCGTTCGACTGGGATGCCCTGGCGCGGGGTGCCCCTGTCCTGGTGTTCTACATGGGGCTGAAGCATCTGGACCGCCTGACCGCGCGGCTGATGGCGGCGGGACGGCGAGGCGACGAGGCGGCGGCCCTGGTCTGCAATGCGGCGACGGAACGCCAGACCGTGCTGGAGACCACCCTGGCCGAGGCGGCCGGGGCGGTGGAGCGGGCCGGCCTCAAGCCGCCCGCCTTGTTCGTGGTCGGGCCGGTGGTGGAGTTGCGGCGCCAGCTGGACTGGTGGGCTCCATGATCGAGGTCATCACCGATCTCGCCCATGCGGGCCTGGGCATCTGCCGCGTCGGCATCGACGGCAACGAGAATCTGATCCTCGGCCTGTTCGTCACCGGGCTGGTGGGCAGTCTGACCCATTGCGTCGGCATGTGCGGCCCCTTCGCCCTGTCCCAGGTGGCGGCGCGGATGGAGGCCATTCCCTTCGAGCGCATGACCGAGATGCGGCGGCTGGCCGGGGCGGCGCTGCTGCCCTATCATCTGGGCCGGGCCACCACCTATGGCGCCCTGGGCGCCGCCGCGGCCGGCTTCGGCGGCATTCTGGGCGGCGCCGGGTCGTTCCGCCTGCTGGCGGCGGTGCTGCTGGGGGTGGCGGCGCTGCTGCTGCTGGCCATGGCCTTGCCCGGGATCAAGGCGCTGGCCGGTTCGGGCGGCGACAGTCGCTGGGCGCGCGGCGTGGGCCGTCTGGCCGGGCCGCTGTTCGCCCGGCCGTTCGGGCTGCGCGGCTGGGCGCTGGGCGTCATGCTGGGCTTCATTCCCTGCGGCCTGCTCTATGCCGCCCTGGCGGCGGCGGCGGCCGGGGGCAATGCGGTGGCCGGGGCTTTCGGCATGCTGGCCTTCTGGGCCGGCACCGTGCCCATGCTGGTGCTGGTGGCAGCAGTGGGACAGGCGGCGGTGTCCCATTGGCGGGCTCCGCTGTTGCGGGCGGCGCCCGCGTTATTGGTTTTGAATGCGGGAATGCTGGGCTTCATGGCCTGGCAGCTTCTCGCCTCGTGAACACGGAGAGACTTGCATGAAGTTCTCGCGCAGCCTGCTGGCCCTGATGGCGGTGATCGTCATCGCCTTCGTGGTGATCGGTGTCCGCCTGGTCATCTGGAGCGGCAACAATTCAGAGGGCGCCAAGGCCATTCCGGCCATCGGCGGTCCCTTCCAGTTGACCGACCATAACGGCAAGCAGGTCAGCGATCGCGATTTCCGCAATCGCTACATGCTGATCTTCTTCGGCTACACCTTCTGCCCCGACGTCTGCCCGACTACCCTGTCGACGGTGACGGCGGCCATGGAGAAGCTGGGCACCGGCTACGGCAAGAAGGTGGTGCCCATCTTCGTCACCATCGATCCCGAGCGCGACACCGTGGCGGTGATGAAGGAATACGTGGGAGCCTTCTCGCCCGATATCGTCGGCCTGACCGGCACGCCGGACGAGATCGCCAAGGTGGCTAAGGAATTCAAGGTCTACGCCGCCAAGGTCAAGGGCGACCGGCCCGAGCATTACACCGTCGACCACTCCGCCATCCTTTACCTGATGGGGCCGGACGGCAAGTTCGTCGCCCACTTCACCCACGGCATCTCCGCCGACGATCTGGCGGCCGGATTGAAGAAGCACGTTGGCTGAGGGTAAGGCGGGGGCTGAGAATAGGGGCGGGGCTGGGTCCAAGGGGCTGATCATCGCCGCGCCCTCGTCTGGCAGCGGCAAGACCACCCTGACGCTGGGCCTGCTGCGCCTGCTGGCCCGCAAGGGGCTGGCGGTGGGCTCGGTCAAGGTGGGGCCGGATTACATCGACCCCGCCTTCCACGCCGCCGCCTCGGGGCGGCCCTGCTACAACCTGGATTCCTGGGCCATGCGGCCCGAGAGTCTGGGCGCCCTGGCCGCCAGGGCGGCGTCGGGGGCCGAACTGCTGGTCTGCGAAGGCGTCATGGGCCTGTTCGATGGCGCCTTCGTCCCGGCGGGGCAGCCTGACGGCAGCACCGCCGATCTGGCCGCCGCCACCGGCTGGCCGGTGGTGCTGGTCATCGACGGACGCGGCATGACCGGTTCGGCGGCGGCGGTGCTGGCCGGCTTCGCCCATCTCAGGCCCGAAGTGCGCATCGGCGGGGTGATCTTCAACCGGGTGGTGGGCGACAAGCACAAGGCGGCCATCGCGGCGGCTTGCGCCAGGGCCTGTCCCGGCATCAGCCTGCTGGGCTTCCTGCCGCCGTCGTCCGGGCTGGAGACGCCGTCGCGCCACCTGGGGCTGGTCCAGGCCGCCGAACGCGCCGATCTTCAGACTTTTCTCGACGGCGCCGCCGCCCTGGTGGCCGAGCATGTGGACGTGGACGGGCTGGCCGCCCTGGCCCAACCATCGCGTCTGGCCGGCGGGAGTCTGGGGGCCATGATCCCGCCCCTGGGGGCACGCATCGCCGTGGCCCGCGACACCGCTTTCGCCTTCGCCTATCCCGCCCTGCTGGAGGGCTGGCGTCAGGCCGGGGCGGAACTGTCGTTCTTCTCCCCCCTGGCCGATCAGGGGCCGGATGAGGCCGCCGACGCGGTCTATCTGCCGGGCGGCTATCCCGAGCTGCATGCCGGTCGGCTGGCGGGCAATGCCGGGTTCCTGAACGGCTTGCGCCGCGCCGCCGCCGCTGGGGCGGTGCTGTACGGCGAATGCGGCGGCTACATGGTGCTGGGCCGCGGCATGGAGGATGCCCAAGGCGTCCGCCACGCCATGGCCGGGCTGTTGGGCCTGGAAACCTCCTTCGCCCGGCGCCGGCTGCACCTGGGCTACCGTCGGGCCGCCCTGTACGCCGCTGGTCCGCTGGGCGAGGCGGGGCAGGGCTATCGCGGGCACGAATTCCACTATGCCTCCGTCCTGGCGGAACAGGGGGCGCCCCTGTTCTCGGTGGCCGACGCGCCGGGGGCGGATCTGGGCCATGCCGGACTGGTCGAGGGGCGGGTGACGGGCTCGTTCGTTCATCTCATCGACCGGTTTGCCGGGTCTTGAACTTGCTGCGGCGCAGCATGAAATGAATCCCTGGTCAAGGCGAATTCTGCATCACAGTGCAGAATAATTTTGTTGCTTGGATTGTCATCGGCCTGTAACAAAAAACCACGCCACCGTTCCAACCAGCCTGGGATCGACGGATATGCTCTATCACCTGCACGAAATGCAGCACCACGCTTTCGCCCCCATGCGCATGCTGGCCGAGGCCATGCAGTCGGTCTACAGCCATCCCTGGGTGCCCATGGCCTATACCAAGTTCGGCCGCACGGTGGCGGCCACGGCCGAGTTGGTGGAGCGCACCACCAGGCGCTACCCCAAGCCGCCCTTCAACCTGCACAGTACGGTGGTGGACGGCGAGACGGTGAACGTGGTCGAGCAGGTGACCCATCACACGCCCTTCTGCAACCTGCTGCATTTCAAGCGCAACGTCGAAGGGCGCAACGACCCCAAGGTCCTGCTGCTGGCCCCCATGTCGGGCCACTTCGCCACCTTGCTGCGCGGCACGGTGGAGACCATGCTGCACGAGCATGACGTCTACATCACTGATTGGATCGATGCCCGCAACGTGCCGCTGGCCCAGGGCAATTTCACCCTGGACGACTATATCGACCTGCTGGTGGAATTCATGGAGGTCCTGGGGCCGGATACCCACGTCATGGCGGTGTGCCAGCCTTCGGTGCCCATGCTGTGCGCCGTGTCGCTGATGGCTGCGGCGGGCAATCCCAACCAGCCGCGCTCCATGCTGATGATGGGCGGTCCCATCGATACCCGCATCAATCCCACCAAGGTCAACGACGTCGCCACCCACAAGCCCCATTCGTGGTTCGAGCGCACGGTGATCCATTCGGTGCCCATGAACTATGCCGGGCACGGCCGCAAGGTCTATCCCG
It encodes the following:
- a CDS encoding sulfite exporter TauE/SafE family protein, which gives rise to MIEVITDLAHAGLGICRVGIDGNENLILGLFVTGLVGSLTHCVGMCGPFALSQVAARMEAIPFERMTEMRRLAGAALLPYHLGRATTYGALGAAAAGFGGILGGAGSFRLLAAVLLGVAALLLLAMALPGIKALAGSGGDSRWARGVGRLAGPLFARPFGLRGWALGVMLGFIPCGLLYAALAAAAAGGNAVAGAFGMLAFWAGTVPMLVLVAAVGQAAVSHWRAPLLRAAPALLVLNAGMLGFMAWQLLAS
- a CDS encoding cobyrinate a,c-diamide synthase, which gives rise to MAEGKAGAENRGGAGSKGLIIAAPSSGSGKTTLTLGLLRLLARKGLAVGSVKVGPDYIDPAFHAAASGRPCYNLDSWAMRPESLGALAARAASGAELLVCEGVMGLFDGAFVPAGQPDGSTADLAAATGWPVVLVIDGRGMTGSAAAVLAGFAHLRPEVRIGGVIFNRVVGDKHKAAIAAACARACPGISLLGFLPPSSGLETPSRHLGLVQAAERADLQTFLDGAAALVAEHVDVDGLAALAQPSRLAGGSLGAMIPPLGARIAVARDTAFAFAYPALLEGWRQAGAELSFFSPLADQGPDEAADAVYLPGGYPELHAGRLAGNAGFLNGLRRAAAAGAVLYGECGGYMVLGRGMEDAQGVRHAMAGLLGLETSFARRRLHLGYRRAALYAAGPLGEAGQGYRGHEFHYASVLAEQGAPLFSVADAPGADLGHAGLVEGRVTGSFVHLIDRFAGS
- a CDS encoding polyhydroxyalkanoate depolymerase, which encodes MLYHLHEMQHHAFAPMRMLAEAMQSVYSHPWVPMAYTKFGRTVAATAELVERTTRRYPKPPFNLHSTVVDGETVNVVEQVTHHTPFCNLLHFKRNVEGRNDPKVLLLAPMSGHFATLLRGTVETMLHEHDVYITDWIDARNVPLAQGNFTLDDYIDLLVEFMEVLGPDTHVMAVCQPSVPMLCAVSLMAAAGNPNQPRSMLMMGGPIDTRINPTKVNDVATHKPHSWFERTVIHSVPMNYAGHGRKVYPGFLQLHGFMSMNLERHVGEHVKLFQNMVKGDGDSAAQHREFYDEYLSVMDLPADYYLETIGKVFQEHHLPRGIMESRGRKVDPGAIRHTALMTIEGEKDDITGVGQTKAAHDLCCNLAPEKQRYHLQPKVGHYGVFNGRRWREEVYPNVREFIRQHDKG
- a CDS encoding SCO family protein is translated as MKFSRSLLALMAVIVIAFVVIGVRLVIWSGNNSEGAKAIPAIGGPFQLTDHNGKQVSDRDFRNRYMLIFFGYTFCPDVCPTTLSTVTAAMEKLGTGYGKKVVPIFVTIDPERDTVAVMKEYVGAFSPDIVGLTGTPDEIAKVAKEFKVYAAKVKGDRPEHYTVDHSAILYLMGPDGKFVAHFTHGISADDLAAGLKKHVG